One Trueperaceae bacterium DNA segment encodes these proteins:
- the lhgO gene encoding L-2-hydroxyglutarate oxidase, translating to MLKADFDLAIVGGGIVGLATGLAISERSPELSIVVIEKEADVARHQTGHNSGVVHSGIYYRPGTLRARLCVEGVKLLRQFCEEQELPYDRCGKVIVATHEDELPRLETLFERGTRNGVPGIEMIGPERLREIEPQAAGVKAIWSPNTSIVDYGAIARRYAEILRERGAHFQFGSEVTGIREAEGLLRIATASGEIRSRFLINCAGLYSDEVARMAGHRPDVQVVPFRGEYYRLRPEKRELVRGMIYPVPDPAFPFLGVHLTSTVKGEVEAGPNAVFAFAREGYGWGRIAPRELAQSLRYPGVWQLARKHWRVAAFEYYRSLSKRAFVQSLQRLVPSLREEDVVKDGAGVRAQALNRDGSLVDEFVIISSRRALHVLNAPSPAATASLAIGRHLAAEMLELAAA from the coding sequence TTGCTCAAAGCGGATTTCGACCTCGCCATCGTCGGTGGCGGAATCGTTGGCCTCGCCACCGGCCTGGCCATCTCGGAACGTTCGCCGGAACTGTCGATCGTCGTCATCGAGAAGGAAGCTGACGTCGCCAGGCACCAGACCGGACACAACAGCGGAGTCGTCCACTCCGGCATCTACTACCGGCCGGGCACCCTCAGGGCGCGCCTCTGCGTTGAGGGGGTGAAGCTGCTGCGGCAGTTCTGCGAGGAGCAGGAACTACCCTACGATCGTTGCGGCAAGGTCATCGTCGCCACCCATGAGGATGAGCTCCCCAGGCTCGAGACCCTCTTCGAGCGGGGTACGCGGAACGGCGTCCCAGGGATCGAGATGATCGGGCCGGAGCGCCTTCGCGAGATCGAACCCCAGGCGGCTGGCGTCAAGGCGATCTGGTCTCCCAACACCTCGATCGTCGACTACGGAGCGATCGCCAGGCGCTACGCCGAGATACTGCGGGAGCGCGGCGCTCATTTCCAGTTCGGCAGCGAGGTGACGGGGATCAGGGAGGCCGAGGGCCTGCTGCGGATCGCCACCGCGAGCGGCGAGATCCGGAGCCGCTTCCTCATCAACTGCGCTGGCCTCTACTCCGATGAGGTGGCCCGCATGGCCGGTCACCGGCCCGACGTACAGGTCGTGCCGTTCCGGGGCGAGTACTACAGGCTCCGACCCGAGAAGCGCGAGCTGGTACGAGGGATGATCTACCCGGTACCCGATCCGGCCTTCCCGTTCCTGGGCGTCCACCTCACGAGCACGGTGAAAGGCGAGGTCGAGGCCGGACCCAACGCCGTATTCGCCTTCGCCCGCGAGGGCTACGGCTGGGGCAGGATCGCACCGCGTGAGCTGGCGCAGTCGCTGCGCTACCCGGGAGTCTGGCAGCTGGCTCGCAAGCATTGGCGGGTGGCCGCCTTCGAGTACTACCGTTCGCTCAGCAAACGCGCCTTCGTTCAGTCGCTGCAGCGGCTGGTGCCGAGCCTGCGTGAGGAGGACGTGGTGAAAGATGGCGCAGGAGTCCGGGCTCAGGCGCTCAACCGCGACGGTTCGCTGGTCGACGAGTTCGTGATCATCTCTTCCAGGAGGGCGCTCCACGTGCTCAACGCCCCTTCGCCCGCGGCCACCGCCTCCCTCGCCATCGGTCGCCATCTGGCCGCGGAGATGCTGGAGTTGGCGGCGGCCTAG
- a CDS encoding zinc-binding dehydrogenase — MRAVIVREFGGPEVLELTEAPEPSARPGQVLIRPRYVSVNFADVKARRGGHHTTGTPPFIPGLDVAGEVVAVGEGVTGLAPGELVAAATDGGAYAEVVTARAELCFPLTRGADLRKAAGVVVLMTAYNVVLGKGHLQEGESVLVHGAAGGVGSVVLQLARRSGAGRIVGVVGSEEKVAVALENGAHEVAVGRGPEVLRSLSGEFDLILDPVAGEGLAAELELLAPFGRIVVYGNADGHGTVSSGPLHSGNRTVIGYSSGHYRKHRPDEVRGAAAQMFRLLDAGEIVVPIGRTYPLADAAQAHRHLESRSSTGKLLLEP, encoded by the coding sequence ATGCGAGCCGTCATCGTCAGGGAGTTCGGTGGGCCCGAAGTGCTCGAGCTCACCGAGGCGCCCGAGCCCAGCGCCCGGCCCGGGCAGGTCCTCATCCGTCCTCGTTACGTGAGCGTCAACTTCGCCGACGTCAAGGCGCGGCGGGGAGGACACCACACCACCGGCACGCCCCCCTTCATCCCCGGCCTCGACGTCGCCGGTGAGGTCGTCGCAGTGGGCGAGGGCGTGACCGGGCTGGCGCCGGGCGAACTGGTGGCTGCCGCGACCGATGGCGGTGCCTACGCCGAGGTGGTGACGGCGCGAGCGGAACTCTGTTTCCCCCTGACGCGAGGCGCCGACCTGCGCAAGGCGGCAGGAGTGGTGGTCCTGATGACCGCCTACAACGTCGTGCTGGGCAAGGGGCACCTGCAGGAGGGCGAATCGGTGCTGGTACACGGCGCCGCCGGGGGCGTGGGCAGCGTCGTCCTGCAGCTGGCGCGACGCTCCGGCGCGGGCAGGATCGTTGGCGTGGTGGGCAGCGAGGAGAAGGTCGCGGTCGCTCTCGAGAACGGTGCCCACGAAGTTGCCGTGGGCAGAGGCCCCGAGGTGCTCAGGAGCCTCTCCGGAGAGTTCGACCTGATCCTCGATCCGGTGGCCGGGGAGGGGTTGGCCGCCGAGCTCGAGCTGCTCGCTCCTTTCGGGAGGATCGTGGTCTACGGCAACGCCGATGGCCACGGCACCGTCAGCAGCGGACCTCTGCACTCCGGCAACCGCACCGTCATCGGCTACTCCAGCGGTCACTACCGCAAGCACAGGCCTGACGAGGTTCGTGGGGCGGCCGCTCAGATGTTCCGGCTCCTCGATGCCGGCGAGATCGTCGTTCCGATCGGCCGCACCTACCCGCTGGCCGATGCCGCCCAGGCGCACCGCCACCTGGAATCGCGCTCGAGCACCGGCAAGCTGCTGCTCGAACCGTGA